tattctctattatttaaatgttactcgaaacattttaattctaatcttaatacctattattaatgcttgcatgttatttattactatgtacctatttgtaatttgtacggatatttctatttcaggttACCGGTAAGCAGCTGAGCTGAGGCTGAGGCTGAGCCCTGAGGACATTCGACGTCGCAACGTAGCATCAACTAAGAAGAAACGCAGTCGAATGCAGAGAGACGATCcaggtatgtcagtcagtgttctgattacaaatattgtatttttgtaatatatgtacatactcacTCATAACTTCAAACAAGTAGTAGCTGTACATAAGTAAGTTGACAGAGAGATACACCAGtatcaatgattttatcataacacattatataggtaggtaggttacctacgtacgtgtattatactctattcgtttcatataatattgatgattatgttatagtaaactACTCGGTACGTTGCGTTCTAGCGTAGTAGGTGAagtgaatttattcatatattattattatgtacgtgtatagtatactgtatacagtatactactatgtagtatagtatgagagtttgacttatcgtgtgttcattatagaaacataaactttataatagtttatatgaatcgtatgcggccctgaaaagggcctttttatTAGCGCTATCACATATGACGCGTACGCTCAACGAGCGATGCGCAATTGCGACAGTGCCGGCTGGAGGACGGGTGTGTGTGTCGTCGTCCGTCGAGCAGAAGCAGCTTAACCGCCGAAACCGTACAGGGTGCGgccttgacgtttcagcgcgtAGACGACGTCCATGGCGGTGACGGTCTTCCTCTTGGCGTGCTCGGTGTATGTGACGGCGTCGCGGATCACGTTCTCGAGGAACACCTTCAGCACACCGCGAGTCTCCTCGTAAATAAGACCGGAGATACGCTTGACGCCGCCTCTGCGCGCGAGACGACGGATGGCGGGCTTCGTGATACCCTGGATGTTATCGCGAAGCACTTTCCTgtggcgcttggctcctccctTTCCCAGACCTTTTCCTCCCTTTCCGCGGCCGGTCATCTTCTTTGTCTTTAGTGTTGTGACGTTGAGTTGAGCAGACAGACAAGTGACGCGCGCACGTTGTTCAACGGGCGAGCGCTGGCGAACGACTGGGTGCACGGGCCAGTACATGCCCCTCATTTATATACGCGTTGCGGCGCTCGCTCGAGCTCGCTCGTTCGCTAGTCGATAGGTCGGTCGGAACTCGGACGCGcagggtttgttttgttttggcgggccgtgtgcgacttgctgcctcattttagttgatattattgtatatgtatatttaaaaaaaaaaaaaaagtaaatttcaactatttacttaattatataaactaatcaaataatatttatttattaatattataacacaccgCCTATAATATGGTTAGCAGTGtatacatcataatattgatttaaaaaaaaaagaaaagaaaaaagtattattttaggtacctatattaaattggttgttagattttgataatttttatcatcattcagcagtaggtacctatctatatttattataagcatacaatacacgatcagtattatttaaggagtgtctgtctggttaaaagaaaaagaaaaaaaaaaaaaaatgtataagtacagtaatgtaggtaatgaaattcgaccattttgtatttaggaTCTATTTCGTCCTATATGTACTgtctctattataatatgtaatattatataatatgtagctgtatgtaccacgccagtaaatattgtaatttgtcaaatatgatggacttatgtatattgtgtgtagGCCTGCATCTTTATAGCTTGTACAGGAATGATGATATCATGTTGcaactgctatattttattttattatatttatatggggaccatacttgcagtatttagatattaggtaggtatattgtgtgtgttaattaatagtttgtttgactttttaatgttagttgcagaaacatattttattacaaaaatatatgactcatgtgtggccctgaaaagggcctttttggTATTCGGCTGAGCGGCAATACAAGTGTATACTTAATAGgtgtatacaacaatatatcgcaCACCGCCTTGTACACGCCAACTgcagtactcgatagtactgactgcacTTAGGCGCGCTCTCCGCGGATCCTGCGCGCCAGCTGTATATCCTTGGGCATGATGGTGACACGCTTGGCGTGGATGGCGCAAAGGTTGGTGTCTTCGAAGAGACCGACGAGGTAAGCCTCGCTGGCCTCCTGCAGGGCCATCACAGCGGAGCTCTGGAAACGGAGATCGGTCTTGAAGTCTTGAGCGATCTCACGCACCAAACGCTGGAACGGAAGCTTGCGGATCAACAGCTCGGTACTCTTCTGGTAACGACGAATCTCACGGAGCGCTACGGTTCCGGGCCTGTAACGATGGGGCTTCTTGACACCACCGGTTGCCGGTGCGCTCTTGCGGGCCGCCTTGGTGGCGAGCTGCTTCCTCGGTGCCTTACCACCGGTGGACTTGCGAGCGGTCTGCTTGGTACGCGCCATttcttaattgaattgaattgtactGAAACTGAACCTGAACGAACGACGTGCGGTGCGAACGGCGCGACTGTGCGAGCGGGAATGAAACGCGCATTGCCCGTCCCACTCGTATTTATACGATCGACACGGGCCGACAGCGCGAACCGGCCGCGGCGAACTCACTTGGAATTTTCTCTCTAAATTCgtataaatcctttattttaaagcgtacataatatattatattgtgtgtacgtgtttatattattattctataagtaacttgataaacgtcaaactatgataaacgtcattttttttttctttttttttttttttctttataacattgaatgacaactatttgaacgaacgaaacatgaaacaaaatgcgttatacctatatgttattcttaccattatcattatttttttttgttatttttaagtaagtatttataatattttatttaagtacataatattgtataccgttcatcacctataaacattacacctatcactgtatttctccatcgactatttgcagtttagtaacttgataaacgtcaaactatgataaacgtctttttttttttttctttttttttcccatataacattgaatgacaactatttgaattttattgaagtacttaaaataatattaggcaggcaatattattatgtacgatatGGGTATAGTACTCTGGTCGTGGAGCTTCAAagtgtcattatattattatatttattatcatcatactttatattatataaataatatatgtattgttgtttttgtcaataatataattccattgtgttactatttttctgtgtgtattaaatttaatcgttGCAGATCGTAAAGGATAGCGACTGGGAGTGACGgagataggtttttttttatgttgttgttgttgttgtttgacttttgacatgtttatcaacagaaacatacattttgtatgttaaattgtatatgaaaatatttgtggccctgaaaagggccttttgttTGTGCGCAACACATAGGTAGGTGTATGTGGTGAGCGCAACGGTGGCGGCGGTACAAGTGCAAGCACACGCTGTGCTCACTTGGAGCTGGTGTACTTGGTGACAGCTTTGGTACCCTCGCTGACGGCGTGCTTGGCGAGCTCACCGGGCAGCAGGAGCCTCACGGATGTCTGCACCTCCCTCGATGTGATGGTGGACCTCTTGTTGTAGTGGGCTAGACGAGACGCTTCGGCGGCGATGCGTTCGAAGATGTCGTTAACGAAAGAGTTCATGATCGACATAGCCTTCGAGGAGATACCGGTGTCGGGGTGGACCTGCTTGAGCACCTTGTAGATGTAGATGGCGTAGCTCTCCTTCCTCTTgtgcttcttctttttcttgtcggtCTTGGAGATGTTCTTTTGGGCCTTGCCGGATTTCTTGGCGGCCTTACCACTTGTCTTGGGCGGCATGGTGCGGCGATTCAACAATcacacaacaatacaatacagaGCGCAAAATTCGATCCGTGCGGCACGGTGAGCGGTTGGATTGTGATTCGAAATTGCAGAGAGGCCGCTCTTATTTATCGGCGCTCTCGCCGCGCGGTGGTGGCGACCTAAGGGAGCGCGCGCCGTCGGACGGGCCAATAGGAGCGCTCCGATGCGGTCTCTGTAAGCTCGACGCAGTGCTGACGCACGCCCGGCAGCTACACATCGCGGAGCGCGGAAAGGGCGGGGGGCGATCGACGCGGTACAGAATACTGGCTaaggctgtttaaaaaaaaaaaaaaaattaaaaataaattaaaaaaaaaaaaaaaacactcacacactctcacaatataatataatgctaagccaagtatgttttgtttgtgttttatctaataggtatacatatattattcacttattaaatgtattaactttatcgttagattttttatttatttatatatttgcgttCTGCGAACGACTGAcatagatgaaataaatattataacctaattattttattgtatcgg
Above is a window of Anticarsia gemmatalis isolate Benzon Research Colony breed Stoneville strain unplaced genomic scaffold, ilAntGemm2 primary ctg00000050.1, whole genome shotgun sequence DNA encoding:
- the LOC142986978 gene encoding histone H2B gives rise to the protein MPPKTSGKAAKKSGKAQKNISKTDKKKKKHKRKESYAIYIYKVLKQVHPDTGISSKAMSIMNSFVNDIFERIAAEASRLAHYNKRSTITSREVQTSVRLLLPGELAKHAVSEGTKAVTKYTSSK
- the LOC142986981 gene encoding histone H4, translating into MTGRGKGGKGLGKGGAKRHRKVLRDNIQGITKPAIRRLARRGGVKRISGLIYEETRGVLKVFLENVIRDAVTYTEHAKRKTVTAMDVVYALKRQGRTLYGFGG
- the LOC142986974 gene encoding histone H3, which translates into the protein MARTKQTARKSTGGKAPRKQLATKAARKSAPATGGVKKPHRYRPGTVALREIRRYQKSTELLIRKLPFQRLVREIAQDFKTDLRFQSSAVMALQEASEAYLVGLFEDTNLCAIHAKRVTIMPKDIQLARRIRGERA